From the genome of Cytobacillus firmus, one region includes:
- a CDS encoding DUF342 domain-containing protein, translating into MENLFQLLVDAHGLSAWIQPIDIDELDGTVQPEMIHKLLADEKVIFGVSKEVIQRICKDPFSVEYPIPIAKGVPAENGSDAYLLNEASFDWKTGRKGFNFRDVLHIPSVTQGQLLASVIPAAPGASGKNIFGKRIPAKDGKPLRVKAGKSVFVNGGKYYSLLDGQVSFTQNSISVNPVFEVKGDLDLKTGNINFVGYVVIRGNVPAGYEIIAGGDIIVAGLVEGSFLQADNNVLVTGGISGSHKGSVISGGSVQAAYLNQANVKAEQDVIIQKSILHSYVQAVGAIRCREALVIGGKLQSGSDIEIKELGNHLYTKTELLAGNDSNVDNAEEDLLNESAKLHESIKKLDSIEGRLIEMAKLTGNLTEEQRIIILKQRATKAHLQNKLSKINEDLAELEREKEEKMNASILIYGQIYPNTVIHFGKYSKVIRQTVKSLKFHFLKGEIRSEQLSGV; encoded by the coding sequence ATGGAAAATCTATTTCAACTTTTAGTTGATGCTCACGGTTTATCTGCATGGATACAGCCGATAGATATTGATGAACTGGATGGAACTGTCCAGCCTGAAATGATTCATAAACTGCTTGCTGATGAAAAGGTCATTTTTGGTGTGAGCAAAGAAGTAATTCAGAGAATCTGCAAAGATCCGTTCTCAGTGGAATATCCCATACCAATAGCAAAAGGAGTTCCTGCAGAAAACGGCAGTGATGCATATCTATTAAATGAAGCCTCTTTTGACTGGAAAACGGGCAGAAAGGGATTTAATTTCAGAGATGTACTCCATATCCCATCTGTTACACAGGGACAGCTCCTGGCATCTGTTATTCCTGCTGCCCCCGGTGCTTCCGGGAAGAATATTTTTGGCAAGCGGATACCGGCAAAGGATGGAAAGCCTTTAAGAGTCAAGGCAGGAAAAAGTGTTTTCGTAAATGGCGGCAAATATTATTCGCTATTAGATGGACAGGTTAGTTTCACTCAGAACAGCATTTCTGTGAATCCGGTGTTTGAGGTTAAAGGAGACCTTGACTTGAAGACCGGGAATATTAATTTTGTCGGGTATGTTGTGATTCGCGGAAATGTTCCTGCCGGTTATGAGATTATAGCCGGAGGTGACATCATTGTTGCTGGTCTTGTTGAAGGTTCTTTCCTGCAGGCGGATAATAACGTGCTTGTTACTGGCGGAATTTCAGGCAGTCATAAAGGTTCAGTTATATCAGGAGGTTCTGTTCAGGCAGCATACCTGAATCAGGCAAATGTGAAGGCAGAACAGGACGTTATTATACAAAAGTCAATCCTGCACAGCTATGTTCAAGCTGTAGGAGCCATCAGGTGCAGAGAAGCATTGGTTATTGGAGGAAAACTTCAGTCCGGGTCCGACATTGAAATCAAAGAACTGGGCAATCACTTATATACTAAGACAGAGCTTCTTGCCGGAAACGACTCCAATGTGGATAACGCTGAAGAAGATCTATTAAATGAATCAGCCAAACTTCACGAATCCATCAAAAAGCTTGATAGTATCGAAGGCAGACTGATAGAAATGGCAAAGCTGACAGGAAACCTGACAGAGGAACAGAGAATAATTATTCTCAAGCAACGGGCTACAAAAGCTCATTTGCAGAATAAATTGAGCAAAATAAATGAAGATCTGGCTGAATTGGAAAGAGAAAAAGAAGAAAAAATGAATGCTTCAATTCTTATTTACGGGCAGATCTATCCTAACACTGTAATTCACTTTGGAAAGTATTCAAAAGTGATCCGGCAAACTGTCAAATCTTTAAAGTTTCATTTCCTAAAAGGAGAAATAAGAAGTGAGCAGTTATCAGGGGTGTGA
- a CDS encoding DUF6115 domain-containing protein encodes MTAFLLALSLLLNIVALLAIILLYLRQNKLMDTEKRQEKVLIEMEEVISAYLVQMKEENDDFISKLSKANAKNDTSIKEKSIPVNLDRKNELDIAKADEKSMPLARASIYQASKAYKQNLRAAEDKLSEKERLPSLKENESVTQSDSSQSIKEENPSSIYDQVFILKKQGMSAGDIAKKLGKGKTEVELMLKFRQNQQE; translated from the coding sequence ATGACAGCTTTTCTATTAGCTCTAAGCCTGTTATTAAATATTGTAGCCTTATTAGCCATTATCCTGCTTTATTTGCGTCAGAATAAACTAATGGATACAGAGAAAAGACAGGAAAAAGTGCTTATTGAAATGGAAGAGGTTATATCAGCGTACCTTGTTCAAATGAAAGAAGAAAACGATGATTTTATTAGCAAACTTTCGAAGGCCAATGCGAAAAACGATACTTCTATAAAAGAGAAAAGCATCCCGGTAAATTTGGACAGAAAAAATGAACTAGATATAGCTAAAGCAGATGAGAAATCAATGCCATTAGCCAGAGCATCCATTTACCAGGCATCTAAAGCCTACAAACAAAATTTGAGGGCAGCAGAGGATAAATTGAGTGAAAAAGAACGCTTACCATCCTTAAAGGAAAATGAATCTGTCACACAGTCAGATAGCAGTCAGTCAATTAAGGAAGAAAATCCTTCATCAATATATGATCAAGTATTTATTCTGAAAAAACAGGGAATGAGTGCGGGGGATATTGCCAAAAAATTAGGCAAAGGGAAGACAGAAGTCGAGTTAATGCTTAAATTTCGTCAAAATCAGCAAGAATAG
- the rpsB gene encoding 30S ribosomal protein S2, with protein MSVISMKQLLEAGVHFGHQTRRWNPKMKKYIFTERNGIYIIDLQKTVKKVEEAYNFVKELAGNGGTILFVGTKKQAQDSVKEEAIRSGMFYVNQRWLGGTLTNFETIQKRISRLKDIERMSEDGTFEVLPKKEVVQLKKEQERLEKFLGGIKDMKSLPDALFIIDPRKERIAVAEAHKLNIPIVGIVDTNCDPDEIDVVIPANDDAIRAVKLLTGKMADAILEAKQGEEVTTA; from the coding sequence ATGTCAGTAATTTCAATGAAGCAATTGCTTGAAGCTGGTGTGCACTTCGGACACCAAACACGCCGCTGGAACCCTAAGATGAAGAAATATATCTTCACTGAGCGTAACGGCATCTACATCATCGACCTTCAAAAGACTGTTAAGAAGGTAGAAGAAGCTTACAACTTCGTTAAGGAGCTTGCTGGAAACGGCGGTACTATCCTTTTCGTAGGAACTAAGAAACAAGCTCAAGATTCCGTTAAAGAAGAAGCTATCCGTTCTGGTATGTTCTATGTTAACCAGCGCTGGTTAGGCGGAACTTTAACAAACTTTGAAACAATCCAAAAGCGTATTTCGCGTTTAAAGGATATCGAAAGAATGTCCGAAGATGGAACTTTCGAAGTTCTTCCTAAAAAAGAAGTTGTTCAATTGAAGAAAGAGCAAGAGCGCTTAGAGAAGTTCTTGGGCGGAATCAAAGACATGAAGAGCCTTCCAGATGCTCTATTCATCATTGACCCTCGCAAAGAGCGCATTGCTGTTGCAGAAGCACATAAATTAAACATCCCTATCGTTGGTATCGTTGATACTAACTGTGATCCGGATGAAATTGATGTTGTAATCCCTGCAAACGATGATGCTATCCGTGCTGTTAAATTATTAACAGGCAAGATGGCAGATGCTATCCTTGAAGCTAAACAAGGTGAAGAAGTTACAACTGCTTAA
- the tsf gene encoding translation elongation factor Ts encodes MAITAQMVKELREKTGAGMMDCKKALQETEGDMEKAIDFLREKGIAKAAKKGDRIAAEGLTSVKVDGNEAVILEVNSETDFVAKNEGFQTLVKEIAEHLLSAKPASVEEAAGQTMANGANLESHINSAIAKIGEKLSLRRFEIKTKTDSDAFGAYLHMGGRIGVLTVLEGTTDEDAAKDVAMHIAALNPKYVSRDEVSQDEVERERQVLTQQALNEGKPENIVAKMVEGRLGKYFEDVCVNDQAFVKNPDQKVGKFVDSKGGKIREFVRYEVGEGIEKREDNFAEEVMNQVKK; translated from the coding sequence ATGGCAATTACTGCTCAAATGGTTAAAGAACTTCGTGAAAAAACAGGCGCAGGCATGATGGACTGCAAAAAAGCTCTTCAGGAAACTGAAGGTGATATGGAAAAAGCAATCGACTTCCTTCGTGAAAAAGGAATTGCTAAGGCTGCTAAAAAAGGTGACCGTATCGCTGCAGAAGGTCTTACTTCTGTAAAGGTTGACGGAAACGAAGCCGTTATCCTTGAAGTAAACTCTGAAACAGATTTCGTTGCTAAAAACGAAGGATTCCAAACACTTGTTAAAGAAATCGCAGAACACTTACTTTCTGCAAAGCCGGCTTCAGTAGAAGAAGCAGCTGGACAAACTATGGCTAACGGTGCTAATTTAGAATCTCACATCAATAGTGCGATTGCTAAAATCGGAGAAAAGCTTTCTCTTCGCCGCTTCGAAATCAAAACAAAAACTGACAGCGACGCATTTGGTGCGTACCTTCACATGGGAGGACGCATTGGTGTGCTAACAGTTCTTGAAGGAACAACTGACGAAGATGCAGCGAAAGATGTTGCAATGCATATTGCAGCCCTAAACCCTAAGTATGTATCCCGTGATGAAGTTTCACAGGACGAAGTAGAGCGCGAGCGTCAAGTATTGACTCAGCAGGCTCTTAACGAAGGCAAGCCGGAAAACATCGTTGCAAAGATGGTTGAAGGCCGTCTTGGCAAGTATTTCGAAGATGTTTGCGTAAACGACCAGGCTTTTGTTAAAAACCCTGATCAAAAAGTTGGCAAATTCGTTGATTCTAAAGGCGGAAAAATCCGTGAGTTCGTTCGCTATGAAGTTGGAGAAGGCATCGAAAAGCGTGAAGACAACTTCGCTGAAGAAGTAATGAACCAGGTTAAGAAGTAA
- the pyrH gene encoding UMP kinase yields the protein MSSPKFKRVVLKLSGEALAGEQGFGINPSVIKSIAAQVKDLAELGVEVAVVVGGGNIWRGKIGEEMGMDRANADYMGMLATVMNSLALQDSLENLGVETRVQTSIEMRQVAEPYIRRRAIRHLEKKRVVIFAAGTGNPYFSTDTTAALRAAEIEAEVILMAKNNVDGVYSADPRVDKNAKKYDELSYLDVLKEGLAVMDSTASSLCMDNNIPLIVFSIMEKGNINRAVMGETIGTIVRGKK from the coding sequence ATGAGCAGCCCAAAATTCAAACGCGTGGTCTTGAAATTAAGTGGAGAAGCTTTAGCAGGAGAGCAAGGTTTCGGAATTAATCCTTCAGTGATTAAATCAATTGCTGCACAGGTGAAGGATCTGGCTGAGCTAGGTGTCGAGGTTGCTGTTGTAGTTGGCGGCGGAAACATTTGGCGAGGAAAGATCGGAGAAGAAATGGGTATGGACAGAGCAAATGCAGACTATATGGGTATGCTTGCAACTGTTATGAACTCATTGGCATTACAGGATAGCCTCGAGAATCTTGGAGTGGAGACGAGAGTTCAAACCTCAATCGAGATGAGACAGGTTGCTGAACCGTACATCCGCAGAAGAGCCATCCGCCATCTCGAGAAAAAGCGGGTTGTAATCTTTGCTGCGGGAACCGGAAATCCTTACTTCTCTACTGATACTACAGCAGCATTGCGAGCTGCAGAAATTGAAGCAGAAGTAATTCTTATGGCGAAAAACAATGTGGATGGCGTCTATTCAGCTGATCCGCGTGTTGATAAAAACGCAAAGAAATACGATGAACTTTCCTATCTTGATGTATTAAAAGAAGGATTGGCAGTAATGGATTCTACAGCATCATCTTTATGCATGGATAACAACATTCCGTTAATTGTATTTTCAATCATGGAAAAAGGCAATATTAACCGCGCCGTAATGGGTGAAACAATCGGAACTATCGTTAGGGGGAAAAAATAA
- the frr gene encoding ribosome recycling factor — MPKQVISDAKERMTKAISAYTRELASIRAGKANASLLDRITVDYYGAPTPVNQLAGVSAPEARLLVITPYDKTILGEIEKAILKSDIGLNPSNDGSVIRLAIPQLTEERRKELVKVVKKESEEAKVAIRNVRRDANDDLKKLEKNGEITEDDLRGFSDDIQKLTDDHISKIDELTKEKEKEILAV; from the coding sequence ATGCCAAAACAAGTTATTTCAGATGCAAAAGAAAGAATGACTAAAGCAATTTCAGCTTATACAAGGGAGCTTGCGAGCATCCGTGCAGGTAAAGCCAACGCTTCTTTGCTTGATCGCATCACTGTTGATTACTACGGTGCGCCGACTCCTGTTAACCAGCTTGCCGGGGTGTCTGCTCCTGAAGCGCGCCTTTTAGTCATAACGCCTTATGACAAAACCATTCTGGGAGAAATTGAAAAAGCCATCCTTAAATCTGATATCGGCTTAAATCCCTCAAATGACGGCAGTGTAATTAGACTGGCTATTCCGCAGCTAACAGAAGAACGCCGTAAAGAGCTTGTTAAGGTTGTTAAAAAAGAATCAGAAGAAGCAAAAGTTGCCATCCGCAATGTTCGCCGCGATGCCAATGATGACCTGAAAAAGCTTGAGAAAAATGGAGAGATCACTGAAGATGATCTCCGCGGTTTTTCTGATGATATTCAAAAACTTACTGATGACCATATCAGTAAGATTGACGAATTAACAAAAGAAAAAGAAAAAGAAATCCTTGCAGTCTAA
- a CDS encoding isoprenyl transferase codes for MFDKMKLWKSQNSSSNLRERVEKIKELQIPEHVAIIMDGNGRWAKKRALPRVAGHHEGMKVVRKITRFASDIGVKTLTLYAFSTENWKRPKMEVDFLMKLPEEFLGTFLPELIEENVQVRMIGYFDHLPAHTRNAVSKAMEETKNNTGLVLNFALNYGSRAEILEAVRHVLNDCKSGIMNENELNEEKFSSYLMTGGLKDPDLLIRTSGEIRLSNFMLWQLAYTEFWFTDVLWPDFNEEQMLEAIEVFQSRQRRFGGVQ; via the coding sequence ATGTTTGATAAAATGAAGTTATGGAAGTCCCAAAACAGTTCTTCCAATCTCCGAGAGAGAGTTGAAAAAATAAAAGAATTACAAATACCTGAGCATGTTGCCATCATTATGGATGGGAATGGCAGGTGGGCAAAAAAACGGGCGCTCCCAAGAGTTGCCGGCCATCATGAGGGAATGAAGGTCGTCCGAAAAATCACCAGATTTGCAAGCGATATTGGAGTGAAGACTCTAACCTTATATGCATTCTCAACTGAGAATTGGAAACGTCCTAAAATGGAAGTGGACTTTCTTATGAAGCTGCCAGAGGAGTTTCTGGGAACTTTCCTTCCGGAACTGATAGAAGAGAATGTGCAGGTAAGAATGATCGGCTATTTTGACCACCTGCCTGCTCATACGCGTAATGCAGTTTCCAAAGCGATGGAAGAGACAAAAAACAACACAGGACTGGTGCTGAACTTTGCATTAAATTATGGGAGCAGAGCAGAAATACTCGAAGCCGTCAGGCATGTCTTAAATGATTGCAAAAGTGGTATAATGAATGAAAATGAATTGAATGAAGAAAAATTCTCATCCTACCTCATGACAGGCGGGCTGAAGGATCCTGATCTGCTGATACGTACAAGCGGTGAAATCAGATTAAGCAATTTTATGCTCTGGCAGCTTGCATACACGGAATTCTGGTTTACGGATGTCTTATGGCCGGATTTCAATGAAGAGCAAATGCTTGAAGCCATTGAAGTATTCCAAAGCCGCCAGAGGCGTTTTGGAGGAGTACAATAA